In one window of Anthonomus grandis grandis chromosome 11, icAntGran1.3, whole genome shotgun sequence DNA:
- the LOC126742115 gene encoding caseinolytic peptidase B protein homolog yields MLKIIKFFKPYSTGSRQFPVLSTFINKNTFPQKRQLYNRRQSEEPQYWVWLKPQHNKYKFNQRFHIPFNSILFIGAFSVVHCHIADIHGRQEKKFLKAIQYGLTHEVKSLIKNGVDVNLRHHLGWTPLMVATVSGQYDIVKLLLENGANPNLGDNYINPSRTSQEKGLHPIEVLMARDEEFSGNLNNKATFRGFTALHYAVLMDNLDIVKLLISYGANPTLETEAGKKPLTYAKEGPLQEFLLEQTEKFEELQREKELEERRKFPLEDRLKRYIVGQEGAIAVVAATVRRKENGWTDGDHPLVFLFLGSSGIGKTELAKQLASYIHKDKHEYFIRLDMSEFQEKHEVAKLIGAPPGYVGHDEGGQLTKRLKSCPDAVVLFDEVDKAHPDVLTVLLQLFDEGRLTDGHGNTIECKNAIFVMTSNLASQEIAQHALSLREDVEKIKEERLKNNSSDDEAVYSDNVIISRKFKDEIVKPILKRHFKRDEFLGRINEIVYFLPFSRRELLELVQKELECWAKRAKERHKIELKWDRSVESALADGYDVCYGARSIKYEVERRVVNQLAAAHERGIIGKGSTVSITASWAPENCDCAEIKIQVKRDGYKSFIDIASASPIENANNKKSFVFW; encoded by the exons atgttaaaaatcatcaaattttttaaaccatacTCGACCGGTTCGAGGCAGTTTCCAGTGCTGTCAACGTTTATCAACAAAAATACGTTTCCTCAAAAAAGGCAGCTCTATAACAGGAGACAAAGTGAAGAGCCCCAATATTGGGTCTGGCTCAAACCTCAACACAATAAATACAAGTTTAACCAAAGATTCCACATTCcttttaatagtattttatttattggtgcGTTCTCTGTTGTGCACTGCCACATTGCAGATATTCATGGGCGACAAGAGAAGAAATTTCTTAAGGCCATTCAGTATGGCCTAACACATGAAGTTAAAAG CTTAATTAAAAATGGTGTAGATGTCAACTTGAGGCACCATTTAGGCTGGACACCGCTGATGGTGGCAACTGTAAGTGGTCAATATGATATAGTCAAACTACTTTTAGAAAATGGAGCCAATCCCAATCTGGGTGATAATTACATTAATCCTAGTAGAACATCACAGGAAAAAGGATTACACCCTATAGAAG TTCTTATGGCAAGAGATGAAGAATTCTCAGGAAATCTTAACAATAAAGCCACCTTTCGGGGCTTTACTGCATTACATTATGCGGTTCTTATGGATAACCTTgatattgttaaattacttattagtTATGGGGCCAATCCAACTTTAGAAACTGAAGCTGGTAAAAAACCTTTGACTTATGCCAAAGAGGGTCCTTTGCAAGAGTTTCTTTTGGAACAAACTGAGAAG TTTGAGGAACTGCAAAGAGAAAAGGAGCTTGAGGAAAGACGAAAATTTCCACTTGAAGACAGACTTAAAAGGTATATTGTAGGCCAGGAGGGTGCTATTGCAGTAGTAGCTGCCA CTGTCAGGAGGAAGGAAAATGGTTGGACAGATGGAGATCACCCATTGGTCTTCTTATTTTTGGGGTCATCAGGTATAGGAAAAACTGAGCTTGCAAAGCAGCTTGCTTCCTACATCCATAAAGACAAACATGAATACTTTATCCGATTAGATATGTCAGAGTTTCAGGAAAAACATGAA GTGGCAAAATTGATTGGAGCCCCACCGGGTTATGTGGGCCACGACGAAGGGGGGCAACTGACAAAACGGCTTAAATCGTGTCCGGATGCGGTCGTTTTGTTTGACGAAGTAGATAAGGCCCATCCTGACGTTCTGACTGTTCTTCTTCAGCTGTTTGATGAGGGTCGTTTAACAGACGGGCACGGAAACACTATTGAGTGTAAAAATGCCATTTTCGTTATGACTTCCAATTTGGCCAGTCAGGAAATTGCTCAACACGCTTTATCACTTAGGGAGGACGTGGAGAAGATCAAGGAGGAACGTTTGAAGAATAACAGTTCCGAtg ATGAGGCAGTATATTCAGATAATGTGATAATATCTAGAAAGTTTAAAGATGAAATAGTGAAGCCCATACTAAAACGCCATTTTAAACGGGACGAGTTCTTAGGCAGGATTAACGAAATCGTCTATTTCTTGCCGTTCTCTAGGAGAGAATTGCTGGAGTTAGTGCAAAAGGAGTTGGAATGTTGGGCTAAAAGG GCAAAAGAACGACACAAAATCGAACTAAAATGGGACCGAAGTGTAGAGTCGGCTTTAGCAGACGGATATGACGTGTGTTACGGCGCACGCTCGATAAAATACGAAGTGGAACGTCGGGTGGTTAACCAGTTGGCGGCTGCGCACGAACGCGGTATAATCGGAAAAGGTTCTACGGTGAGTATTACGGCGTCGTGGGCTCCGGAAAACTGCGACTGTGCGGAAATCAAGATTCAAGTAAAGCGAGATGGTTATAAGAGTTTCATTGATATCGCCAGTGCTTCCCCCATTGAAAATGCTAATAATAAGAAGAGTTttgttttttggtaa
- the LOC126742120 gene encoding sugar transporter SWEET1, giving the protein MEGLSQTLQPYKSLVAELATWVTIVQFFSGSLICKDIYKKGTTRGFNANLFIGGATIGLLNLKFGYLLKDEAMIKVNIAAVILNFLYLMVYYKYAENKSNEVLKPVGYAVAFLAILLGYSEIEQTEMIEFRFGMILTILSLILLGFPLLDVKEIITKKDASSIPFPITFMGSIVTLLWLIYGIILQNYFIIFQNVVGCTLCVLQLILIFLYPGEGSAPHED; this is encoded by the exons ATGGAAGGGCTTTCGCAAACCTTACAACCTTACAAATCTTTGGTGGCTGAGCTGGCCACTTGGGTTACTATCGTCCAATTCTTCTCGGGATCTCTTATATGCAaggatatttataaaaaagggacAACTCGAGGATTTAATGCCAATTTGTTCATTGGTGGTGCAACAAT CGGCCTTTTAAATTTGAAGTTTGGTTACCTCTTAAAAGATGAGGCAATGATAAAAGTTAATATAGCAGCtgttattttaaactttttatactTGATGGTTTATTATAAGTATGCGGAAAATAAAAGCAATGAGGTGCTAAAGCCTGTTGGGTATGCAGTGGCTTTTTTGGCCATTTTGCTTGGATATTCGGAAATTGAACAGACAGAGATGATAGAGTTTAGGTTTGGTATGATCCTTACTATACTTTCACTGATTTTGCTTGGATTTCCTTTATTGGATGTg AAAGAAATAATTACAAAGAAAGATGCTTCAAGTATACCATTTCCAATCACTTTTATGGGCTCAATTGTTACACTCCTCTGGTTAATCTATGGTATAATTTtgcaaaactattttattatt TTTCAAAATGTGGTAGGATGCACCCTGTGTGTTTTACAACTTATACTGATATTCCTGTATCCAGGTGAAGGTAGTGCTCCGCATGAAGATTAA